In Geminocystis sp. NIES-3708, a single window of DNA contains:
- a CDS encoding ABC transporter permease: protein MFYNAWYELRHRYAGTGIGILWNVISPLFEIIIYTIVFSLLIPNKIEGNSYSLYLMAALLPWRGFTETIVQGSDAFFKNAIYLRRLAIPSEIFVGKVTLASLFLVYIYLGLIILITPLFGKDLGWNILFLPIVGLLFQGLAFGMSLALANLQILFPDIKQILQFIIPLWSWTIPIYYPTSIIPDRFLPWLYANPPYAFIKSFRDLVLEDRIPDLNIWVIMIGWIASFVWLGANINDKLQSEVRDRI from the coding sequence ATGTTTTACAACGCTTGGTACGAATTGCGTCATCGCTATGCTGGTACTGGAATAGGCATACTTTGGAATGTGATTAGCCCACTATTTGAAATCATTATTTATACGATCGTTTTCTCACTTTTGATCCCTAATAAAATCGAGGGTAATTCTTATTCGTTATATCTTATGGCGGCTTTATTACCCTGGCGTGGTTTTACAGAAACTATTGTTCAAGGTAGTGATGCTTTTTTTAAAAATGCTATCTATTTAAGACGTTTAGCAATCCCTTCAGAAATTTTTGTCGGTAAAGTTACATTAGCTTCCTTGTTCCTTGTTTATATTTATTTAGGCTTAATAATACTGATCACTCCTCTGTTTGGCAAAGATTTAGGCTGGAATATTTTGTTTTTACCAATTGTGGGGCTACTTTTTCAAGGATTAGCTTTTGGGATGAGTTTAGCTTTAGCAAATCTACAAATTCTCTTCCCTGACATTAAACAAATTTTACAATTTATTATTCCTCTGTGGTCTTGGACAATACCGATTTATTATCCAACCTCAATCATTCCCGATCGCTTCTTACCTTGGCTCTATGCTAATCCTCCCTATGCTTTCATTAAATCATTTCGTGATTTAGTTTTAGAAGATAGAATTCCAGATCTGAATATTTGGGTGATAATGATAGGCTGGATAGCTTCTTTTGTCTGGTTAGGGGCTAATATAAATGACAAACTCCAGAGTGAAGTTAGAGACAGGATATGA
- a CDS encoding phytanoyl-CoA dioxygenase family protein: MKPLFRDITLQEKFDQDGFLVLPMLSPQEIQVLSKLYEEVNPGELKRIYSNVYNRRDQKQNRHVGKVITDLFKPHIDQICMNHRIAGGSFLVKGVGSESASQLHQDFNNIDEREGISLSFWVPLENVNEHNGCLQVIPSSHKFFTTVRCLTKPSLFLEFDDELEPCLQPVPMKTGEVCIYAHNLFHGSKPNNSDHNRVAVVCSVFPEDSRNIHYYQESGDGKPIEIYETDDNFYYDNFPELIEGKRPQWYRNLGPIDFEPESLDRKAFFRKYRQEKGIPENTSVVIETLSEPKKMELFRWVTKNIQALIRLTQ; this comes from the coding sequence ATGAAACCTTTATTCAGGGATATTACGCTTCAAGAAAAGTTCGATCAAGACGGTTTTTTAGTATTACCTATGCTTAGTCCTCAAGAAATTCAGGTATTATCGAAATTATATGAAGAAGTCAATCCTGGCGAATTGAAACGAATTTATTCCAATGTTTACAATAGGAGGGATCAAAAACAGAACCGTCATGTTGGTAAAGTTATTACGGATTTGTTTAAACCTCATATAGACCAAATTTGCATGAATCATAGAATTGCAGGAGGCAGTTTTCTGGTGAAAGGTGTTGGAAGTGAAAGTGCATCTCAACTGCATCAGGATTTTAACAACATTGACGAACGTGAGGGAATTTCCCTGAGTTTTTGGGTTCCTCTCGAAAATGTTAATGAGCATAACGGTTGCCTTCAAGTAATTCCAAGTAGCCATAAATTCTTCACAACAGTACGTTGCCTGACTAAGCCCAGCCTTTTTCTTGAGTTTGATGATGAGTTAGAACCTTGTTTGCAACCAGTGCCGATGAAAACAGGCGAAGTCTGCATTTATGCTCACAATCTCTTTCATGGGTCAAAGCCTAATAACTCTGACCATAACAGGGTTGCTGTAGTTTGCAGCGTATTCCCTGAAGATAGTAGAAATATTCATTATTATCAGGAATCAGGCGATGGCAAGCCGATCGAAATTTATGAGACTGACGACAACTTTTATTATGACAATTTTCCGGAGCTGATAGAAGGGAAAAGACCACAATGGTACAGAAATCTAGGACCAATAGACTTTGAGCCCGAATCACTAGATCGAAAGGCATTTTTTAGAAAATACCGACAGGAAAAAGGGATTCCCGAAAACACATCAGTTGTAATTGAAACATTATCAGAACCTAAAAAAATGGAACTTTTTCGCTGGGTTACTAAGAATATTCAAGCATTAATAAGACTTACGCAATAG
- a CDS encoding prenyltransferase/squalene oxidase repeat-containing protein, translated as MRSPSTELEISISKAIDYLEKNQLDDGEFPTALPKEMLSLTYQNFGINEELTENLVFDSSPFVTSLILYSLSFLRHKDKVKNLIDKGLSFVLNEMEKGGLWRYWSSKNKLHRTIPPDLDDISCISYVLKMNNVPFPDNTKIIFENRNDRGLFYTWVLNNSPRRLILSLLTKGKSFAHVDKIWNLTNKEDICCTVNANVALYLGEIPQTQKLINYLIDVVLKDTEDKDISFYNHKVSFYYMLSRAYFNGVTSLRFVKVSLVNKVLNLQKSDGSFGDELLTALAISTLLNFNYQSPNLDKAIDYLLKTQQTDGSWQFIPFYGGYYKAIFGSAVLTTGFAIEALTRYRTSHK; from the coding sequence ATGCGATCGCCTTCCACTGAATTAGAAATTAGTATATCCAAAGCGATAGATTATTTAGAGAAAAATCAACTAGATGATGGCGAGTTTCCAACCGCTTTACCAAAAGAAATGTTGAGTCTAACTTATCAAAATTTTGGTATTAATGAGGAGTTAACCGAAAATCTAGTTTTTGATAGTTCCCCCTTTGTTACTTCATTAATTTTGTATTCATTAAGTTTTTTAAGGCATAAAGATAAAGTAAAGAACTTAATAGATAAAGGGCTGAGTTTTGTTTTAAATGAAATGGAGAAGGGTGGTTTGTGGAGGTATTGGTCATCTAAGAATAAATTACACAGGACTATCCCCCCCGATTTAGATGACATCTCGTGTATATCCTACGTTCTCAAAATGAACAATGTTCCATTTCCAGATAACACTAAAATCATTTTTGAGAATAGAAACGATCGAGGTTTATTCTATACATGGGTACTAAACAATTCTCCCAGAAGACTAATTTTATCACTTTTAACCAAAGGTAAATCTTTTGCTCATGTCGATAAAATCTGGAACTTAACAAATAAGGAAGATATTTGTTGTACTGTTAATGCCAATGTCGCTTTATATCTAGGCGAAATCCCACAAACCCAAAAGTTAATTAATTATCTGATTGATGTTGTTCTTAAAGATACCGAAGATAAAGATATATCATTTTATAATCATAAAGTGAGTTTTTACTATATGCTTTCAAGAGCATATTTTAATGGTGTGACATCTTTAAGATTTGTAAAAGTCTCGTTGGTTAATAAAGTTTTGAATTTACAAAAATCCGATGGCTCTTTTGGCGATGAATTACTGACTGCTTTGGCAATATCTACATTGCTAAATTTTAATTACCAATCTCCAAATTTAGATAAAGCAATTGATTATTTATTAAAAACTCAGCAGACTGATGGTTCATGGCAGTTTATCCCTTTCTATGGGGGATACTATAAAGCAATCTTTGGCTCGGCAGTGTTAACCACTGGTTTTGCCATAGAAGCTTTAACTAGATATCGTACCTCACATAAATAA
- a CDS encoding UbiA family prenyltransferase: MINSQIKTNKLTFIKEKLVSVFNLFRGSDWWLSQTPKLLAVGYAEILLEGISPQKSIMTVIPLITSMFFVASYGHVINDTFDIDADLKANKPNRIAYLSKLKRILLIIGLAIAGLIPWLWIGFMPFSAILLATLYISLTIYAAPPLRLKERDAWGVISDAFSVHLIPTLLVATIFSHLNYPTRPESSFLGFVSTACFFLMGIRGIISHQISDRENDLKSGVKTLITNLELVGINQIKFWITRIVLPTEIIFLVAMLTIISQSQLLLIAFFVFYAILSIINFKRWFFNTIDLTYLEGYYIFPHDLYEVWLPLSLLCFLSLQKPSFAILLILHILLFYPGIIGRWSSLSPIFVSTISYIQGNKNFWR, from the coding sequence ATGATTAATTCACAGATAAAAACTAATAAATTAACTTTTATCAAAGAAAAATTGGTATCTGTTTTTAATTTATTTCGTGGTAGTGATTGGTGGTTATCCCAAACTCCAAAATTACTTGCTGTTGGGTATGCTGAAATTTTACTGGAAGGAATATCCCCACAAAAATCAATTATGACAGTTATTCCCCTTATAACTTCTATGTTCTTTGTAGCTTCTTATGGTCATGTAATTAATGATACTTTTGACATTGACGCTGATTTAAAAGCAAATAAGCCAAATAGAATAGCTTACCTCTCTAAATTAAAACGTATTTTACTCATTATAGGATTGGCGATCGCGGGCCTAATTCCTTGGTTATGGATTGGATTTATGCCATTTTCAGCGATTTTACTGGCTACACTATATATTTCTCTAACCATTTATGCAGCACCGCCTTTAAGACTTAAAGAAAGAGATGCTTGGGGTGTCATTAGCGACGCTTTTTCAGTACATCTAATACCCACTCTACTAGTAGCTACTATATTTTCACACCTAAACTATCCGACTAGACCAGAAAGTTCATTCCTAGGTTTTGTATCAACTGCTTGTTTCTTTTTGATGGGGATTCGGGGAATTATATCTCATCAAATTTCAGATCGAGAGAACGATTTAAAATCTGGCGTTAAAACATTAATAACAAATCTAGAATTAGTGGGCATTAATCAAATTAAATTCTGGATAACTCGTATTGTCTTACCTACTGAAATCATTTTTCTGGTGGCAATGTTAACTATTATTTCTCAATCTCAACTTTTGCTGATAGCTTTCTTTGTTTTTTATGCTATTTTGAGTATTATCAATTTTAAACGGTGGTTCTTTAATACAATCGATTTAACTTATCTTGAAGGTTATTATATATTTCCTCACGATTTATATGAAGTATGGTTGCCCTTATCTTTACTGTGTTTTTTGTCATTACAAAAACCTTCTTTTGCTATATTGCTAATACTACATATACTTTTATTTTACCCCGGAATAATAGGTAGATGGAGTTCCTTAAGTCCAATTTTTGTGTCCACCATAAGTTATATTCAAGGAAACAAAAATTTCTGGAGATGA
- a CDS encoding glycosyltransferase family 4 protein, whose protein sequence is MFISSCPDSWGGSEELWFQTAIYLHQEHHQVKVFKTYVDQKHRKIQKLQELGIDIFDIYKLGFKLLPKPLKNLHYHISFPNFFSHKLIVEVVDKTKLYMNKIYKSLRIQDYLSLFFLKYSLASIKPDLVLISQGENFDGFIYMYLCQSLGLNYAILSQKASDHIWPSDEIRPLLIEGYQKSLYSFFVSNHNLKLTQFQLGIKLLLSEVVKNPYQGMISEPLSYPQDEEYLKLACVARLWILDKGQDILLNVLAQDKWRKRNIKVSFFGQGGNYNGLVDMAKILELKNVDFLGFKQNIIEIWQDHHGLILPSRAEGLPLALVEAMMCGRVSIATSVGGIPELLEDEITGFIAQGACVEAVDSALEKAWQCRYEWEEMGKMASIAARKFISPHPEKDLGERLIQLCKNT, encoded by the coding sequence GTGTTCATTAGTTCTTGTCCTGATTCTTGGGGAGGTAGCGAAGAACTTTGGTTTCAAACAGCTATTTATCTACATCAAGAACATCATCAAGTTAAGGTTTTTAAAACTTATGTTGATCAAAAACATAGAAAAATTCAAAAATTACAAGAGTTAGGAATTGACATTTTTGATATTTATAAATTAGGTTTCAAACTACTTCCCAAACCTCTTAAAAACTTACATTATCATATATCTTTCCCGAATTTTTTTTCTCATAAATTGATAGTTGAAGTAGTTGATAAAACTAAATTATACATGAATAAAATATATAAATCGTTGCGAATACAAGATTATCTTTCATTATTTTTTCTTAAATACTCTTTAGCATCGATTAAACCTGATTTAGTTTTGATTTCTCAAGGAGAAAATTTTGACGGTTTTATATATATGTATCTATGTCAATCTCTTGGACTCAATTATGCTATTCTTTCTCAAAAAGCCTCAGATCATATTTGGCCTTCTGATGAAATTCGCCCTTTACTAATAGAGGGTTATCAAAAATCTCTTTATAGTTTTTTTGTATCAAATCATAATTTAAAGTTAACACAATTTCAATTAGGGATTAAATTACTATTATCTGAAGTGGTTAAAAATCCTTATCAGGGAATGATTTCAGAACCTTTATCTTACCCTCAAGATGAGGAATATTTAAAATTAGCTTGTGTTGCTCGTTTATGGATATTAGATAAAGGACAAGATATTTTACTAAATGTTTTAGCACAAGATAAATGGCGAAAAAGAAATATAAAAGTATCTTTTTTTGGTCAGGGCGGTAACTATAATGGTTTAGTAGATATGGCAAAAATATTAGAACTAAAAAACGTTGATTTTTTGGGATTTAAGCAAAATATTATCGAAATTTGGCAAGATCATCACGGTTTAATATTACCTTCTAGGGCGGAAGGATTACCTCTCGCTTTAGTGGAAGCGATGATGTGTGGTAGAGTTTCGATCGCCACTTCCGTAGGTGGGATTCCAGAACTTTTAGAAGATGAAATTACTGGTTTTATTGCTCAAGGAGCTTGTGTTGAAGCCGTTGACTCAGCCTTGGAAAAAGCATGGCAATGTCGTTATGAGTGGGAAGAAATGGGCAAAATGGCTTCCATTGCTGCTAGAAAATTTATTTCACCACATCCTGAAAAAGATTTAGGAGAGCGTTTAATTCAATTGTGTAAAAACACTTAA
- a CDS encoding glycosyltransferase family 2 protein — translation MNTNLKEDKFGIKVLKSYLWQLMGMITIPLIIQMLNTNNKLPFFSIIIPTYNRPKKLKNCLKSITQLDYPLDQFEVIIVDDGSSQSLESIINYFQPLIKLKFIQQKNSGPATARNNGVSQAQGKYIAFIDDDCEVTPSWLSIFADGFQRSPNAILGGYTINKLTENIYSEASQKLVDYLYSYYNVILDQAKFFTSNNFVIPKVIFEKIGGFNTTFSLAAAEDRELCERIYSQGYKMIYSPQAQVKHSHYLTLKTFWRQHINYGKGARYFHKIKAKNNSTNIKIEPLNFYFNLLIFPIKGKLEIKNIKIIILFIVSQIANTIGFLLNK, via the coding sequence ATGAACACAAATTTAAAAGAGGATAAATTCGGCATTAAAGTATTAAAATCTTATTTATGGCAATTAATGGGCATGATAACTATACCATTAATAATACAAATGTTAAATACAAATAATAAATTACCTTTTTTTTCTATAATTATTCCTACCTATAATCGTCCTAAAAAACTAAAAAATTGTCTTAAATCTATAACTCAATTAGATTATCCTCTCGATCAATTTGAAGTTATTATTGTCGATGATGGTAGTTCTCAATCTTTAGAGTCAATTATCAATTATTTTCAACCTTTAATTAAGCTGAAATTTATTCAACAAAAAAATTCTGGTCCTGCTACAGCAAGAAATAATGGGGTTTCTCAAGCTCAAGGGAAATATATTGCTTTTATCGATGATGATTGTGAAGTAACTCCTTCATGGTTGTCAATTTTTGCTGACGGTTTTCAACGAAGTCCTAATGCAATATTAGGAGGATATACTATCAATAAACTTACGGAAAATATTTATTCAGAAGCTAGTCAAAAATTAGTTGATTATCTTTATAGTTATTATAATGTTATTCTCGATCAAGCTAAGTTTTTTACATCTAATAATTTTGTTATTCCTAAAGTAATTTTTGAAAAAATAGGCGGTTTCAATACTACTTTTTCTTTAGCGGCAGCAGAAGATAGAGAATTGTGTGAAAGGATTTATTCTCAAGGTTATAAAATGATTTATTCACCCCAAGCTCAAGTAAAACATTCTCATTATTTAACTCTCAAAACTTTTTGGCGACAACATATAAATTATGGAAAAGGGGCAAGATATTTTCATAAAATTAAAGCAAAAAATAATTCCACAAATATAAAAATAGAACCCCTTAATTTTTATTTCAATCTCTTAATATTTCCCATTAAAGGTAAATTAGAAATCAAAAATATTAAAATAATCATACTCTTTATTGTTTCTCAAATAGCTAATACTATAGGATTTTTGTTAAACAAATAG
- a CDS encoding NAD(P)/FAD-dependent oxidoreductase encodes MKINYQNIIIIGAGPAGLTCAYELVKNNHQPLVLEQANLVGGISRTEVYEGYRFDIGGHRFYTKVTQVEQLWREVLGDNFIRVPRLSRIYYQGKFFDYPLSLKSTLFNLGLIESSLIILSYLKAKLRFIINKKKSETFEDWIIHCFGERLYYTFFKTYTEKVWGIPCNQIQAEWAKQRIKGLSLKEAIINIFFGKSNAKSLINEFDYPILGPGMMWEAFADVIENKRGKVQLNSKIIKINRKSTKILSIEVEEKGEIKIIEGKHFISSMPLTKLLNIIEPKPPENVLKTANKLNYRDFLIVALIIDAENLFPDNWIYIHDQNFRVGRIQNFKNWSPKMVPDITKTCLGMEYFCSEGDDLWNLSNPELIELATKELKELGLARYKLVEGGTVLRQKKAYPVYDKNYYEYLTIIKDYLGTFENLQTIGRNGMHRYNNQDHSMLTGLLAAKNILGEKHDLWKVNTEKSYYEEFQVSSKTTVN; translated from the coding sequence ATGAAAATAAATTACCAAAATATCATTATAATTGGTGCTGGTCCTGCTGGTTTAACTTGTGCTTATGAATTAGTAAAAAATAATCATCAACCTTTAGTTTTAGAACAAGCAAATTTAGTAGGTGGAATATCTCGAACTGAAGTTTATGAAGGTTATCGTTTTGATATTGGTGGTCATCGTTTCTATACTAAAGTAACACAAGTAGAACAATTATGGCGAGAAGTTTTAGGAGATAATTTTATTCGAGTACCTCGTTTATCTCGTATTTATTATCAGGGCAAATTTTTTGATTATCCTTTATCTTTAAAAAGTACATTATTTAACTTAGGTTTAATAGAAAGTTCCTTAATTATTTTAAGTTATTTGAAAGCAAAATTAAGATTTATTATAAACAAAAAAAAATCGGAAACTTTTGAAGATTGGATAATTCATTGTTTTGGAGAAAGACTATATTACACTTTTTTTAAAACTTATACAGAAAAAGTATGGGGAATTCCTTGTAATCAAATTCAGGCTGAATGGGCAAAACAAAGAATAAAAGGATTATCTTTGAAAGAGGCAATAATTAATATTTTTTTTGGTAAAAGTAACGCTAAAAGTTTAATCAATGAATTTGACTATCCCATTCTAGGCCCTGGAATGATGTGGGAAGCCTTTGCAGATGTGATCGAAAATAAAAGAGGGAAAGTACAATTAAATAGTAAAATAATTAAAATTAATCGAAAAAGCACAAAAATATTATCGATAGAAGTAGAAGAAAAAGGAGAAATAAAAATAATAGAAGGAAAGCATTTTATTTCTAGCATGCCGTTAACAAAATTGTTAAATATAATTGAACCAAAGCCACCAGAAAACGTTTTAAAAACAGCGAATAAATTAAACTATAGAGACTTTTTAATTGTTGCTTTAATTATTGATGCAGAAAATTTATTTCCTGATAATTGGATATATATTCATGACCAAAATTTTAGGGTAGGTAGGATTCAAAATTTTAAAAATTGGAGTCCAAAAATGGTACCTGATATAACTAAAACTTGTTTAGGAATGGAATATTTTTGCTCAGAAGGTGATGACTTATGGAATTTATCCAATCCAGAATTAATTGAATTAGCAACTAAAGAATTAAAAGAATTAGGATTAGCTAGATATAAATTAGTTGAAGGAGGTACAGTGTTACGTCAGAAAAAAGCCTATCCTGTCTATGACAAAAATTATTATGAATATTTAACAATAATTAAAGATTATTTAGGCACTTTTGAAAACTTACAAACTATTGGTAGAAATGGAATGCACCGTTACAATAATCAAGACCATTCTATGTTAACAGGATTATTAGCTGCTAAAAATATATTAGGGGAAAAACACGACTTATGGAAAGTTAATACAGAAAAATCTTATTATGAAGAATTTCAGGTAAGTTCTAAAACTACTGTAAATTAA
- a CDS encoding IS982 family transposase, translated as MFNLDYLFCHVDDFCQQFETQWQQKLLSHGAITRLRAKSLCLSEIMTILIAFHQNHYRNFKHFYLNHVQQYWFDAFPKLPSYQRFIQWVPSTVIPLCVYLKHCFGNCTGISFIDSTKIQVCHNRRISRHKVFQDLGARGKTSVDWFFGFKLHLVVNELGEILHMSLTGGNVDDRKPVIDLLQKLWGKVFADGGYVSQKLTTKLLKDYGIEFFAKRKRNMKNKLMRLHDKLLSRKRSIVETINDQLKNISQIEHSRHRSPINFCVKLLCGLIAYSHQAKKPSLLLEWLLPQSA; from the coding sequence ATGTTTAATTTAGACTATTTATTTTGTCATGTCGATGATTTCTGCCAACAATTTGAGACTCAATGGCAACAAAAGCTCTTATCTCATGGAGCTATTACTCGTCTTAGAGCCAAAAGTCTTTGTCTAAGTGAAATTATGACCATCCTTATCGCTTTCCATCAGAACCATTACCGTAATTTCAAACATTTTTATCTCAATCACGTTCAACAATATTGGTTCGATGCTTTTCCAAAACTACCTAGTTATCAACGTTTTATTCAATGGGTACCATCAACTGTCATTCCTTTGTGTGTTTATCTCAAACATTGCTTTGGCAATTGTACAGGGATTAGTTTTATTGATTCTACGAAGATTCAAGTGTGTCATAATCGACGTATTTCACGACATAAGGTATTTCAGGATTTAGGGGCGAGAGGAAAAACCTCTGTGGATTGGTTTTTTGGTTTTAAACTTCATCTAGTAGTCAATGAACTGGGAGAAATTCTCCATATGAGTCTGACTGGGGGAAATGTGGATGACCGAAAACCAGTAATTGATCTTCTCCAAAAACTTTGGGGTAAAGTGTTTGCTGATGGAGGTTATGTATCTCAAAAATTAACGACCAAACTTTTGAAAGATTACGGAATCGAGTTTTTTGCCAAGAGGAAACGTAACATGAAAAACAAATTAATGCGTCTTCACGACAAATTACTATCTCGTAAGCGATCGATTGTCGAAACCATTAATGATCAATTAAAGAATATCTCACAAATAGAACATTCACGCCATCGTTCACCAATAAATTTTTGTGTCAAATTATTATGTGGATTAATCGCATATTCTCACCAAGCAAAAAAGCCGAGTCTCCTTTTAGAATGGCTTTTACCTCAATCTGCTTAA
- the cobW gene encoding cobalamin biosynthesis protein CobW has translation MHKIPVTVITGFLGAGKTTLLRNLLQNNQGKKIAVVVNEFGEIGIDGELLRSCQVCDDDGEINSNIIELTNGCLCCTVQEEFYPTMQELLTRKDQIDAIVIETSGLALPKPLIQAFKWQEIRNHTTVDGVITIVDAYALANGAIVGDLDALEKQRSDDLNLDHETPIEELFEDQLACADLVLLTKTDLLKQGELSQVKDWLEKKLPLGMKIIPCHQGEINSEVLLGFNAAVEDDIINRPSHHDTEEEHDHDDEINSLELSMEETINPQVLVSRLKNLVKNLEIYRIKGFVNVTDKPMRMVLQGVGDRFETFYDRLWQPEEKRTTKLVVIGRNLKASDFE, from the coding sequence ATGCACAAAATACCCGTTACCGTCATTACAGGCTTTCTTGGAGCAGGAAAAACCACTTTATTACGCAATCTTTTACAAAATAATCAAGGCAAAAAAATCGCCGTTGTTGTTAATGAATTTGGCGAAATTGGGATCGATGGGGAATTATTGCGTAGCTGTCAAGTTTGTGATGATGATGGCGAAATTAATAGTAATATTATCGAATTAACTAACGGTTGTCTTTGTTGCACAGTTCAAGAAGAATTTTATCCCACTATGCAAGAATTGTTAACCAGAAAAGATCAAATTGATGCTATTGTCATCGAAACTTCTGGGTTAGCCTTACCAAAACCTTTAATACAAGCCTTTAAGTGGCAAGAAATTCGTAATCATACTACCGTTGATGGAGTTATTACTATTGTAGATGCCTATGCTTTGGCTAATGGTGCTATAGTCGGTGACTTAGATGCTTTAGAGAAACAAAGATCAGATGATCTAAATTTAGATCATGAAACCCCTATTGAAGAGTTGTTTGAAGATCAATTAGCTTGTGCTGACTTGGTATTATTAACTAAAACTGATTTATTAAAACAAGGTGAATTAAGTCAAGTCAAAGATTGGTTAGAAAAAAAATTGCCCCTCGGAATGAAAATTATACCCTGTCATCAAGGAGAAATTAATTCTGAGGTTTTATTAGGTTTTAATGCCGCCGTTGAAGATGATATTATTAATCGTCCTTCTCATCATGATACTGAGGAAGAACATGATCATGATGATGAAATTAATTCTTTAGAATTATCTATGGAAGAAACCATTAACCCTCAAGTTTTAGTGTCTCGCCTAAAAAATCTTGTCAAAAATTTAGAAATCTATCGTATAAAAGGCTTTGTTAATGTTACCGATAAACCTATGCGTATGGTGTTACAAGGAGTAGGCGATCGCTTTGAAACATTCTATGATCGATTATGGCAACCAGAAGAAAAAAGAACCACTAAATTAGTCGTCATTGGACGTAATTTAAAAGCCTCAGACTTTGAATAG
- a CDS encoding response regulator transcription factor, which yields MKDSSKQKLLLIDDDPNLILLVKDYLEFSGYQVLTASQGREAIKILEQDTPDLIICDVMMPEMDGYTFVQQIRQNPRLEWLPVIFLSAKGHSKDRIKGLTQGADIYMVKPFEPDELVAQVQSTLNQSLRMMGGSHRKVDNIPRIQVPKSVELTPTEKRVVDLVAQGKSNKEISQELGVSQRTIESHVSNMLNKTGLHNRTELSRWAIQNEIV from the coding sequence ATGAAAGATTCATCTAAACAAAAATTATTACTTATTGATGATGATCCTAATTTAATTTTATTAGTAAAAGATTATTTAGAATTTAGTGGTTATCAAGTTTTAACGGCTAGTCAAGGCAGAGAAGCCATTAAAATTCTTGAACAAGATACTCCAGATTTGATTATTTGTGATGTGATGATGCCAGAAATGGATGGTTATACTTTCGTACAACAAATCAGGCAAAATCCTCGCTTAGAATGGTTGCCAGTGATTTTCTTATCTGCTAAAGGCCATAGTAAAGATCGTATTAAAGGTTTAACTCAAGGTGCTGATATTTATATGGTAAAACCCTTTGAGCCTGATGAGTTAGTGGCACAGGTGCAATCCACTCTTAATCAAAGTTTACGAATGATGGGGGGAAGTCATCGCAAAGTAGATAATATACCTCGAATTCAAGTGCCAAAAAGTGTAGAATTAACACCTACAGAAAAAAGAGTAGTAGATTTAGTGGCACAGGGAAAATCTAACAAGGAAATATCCCAAGAATTAGGAGTTAGTCAACGTACAATTGAAAGTCATGTTTCTAATATGTTAAATAAAACTGGTTTGCATAATCGCACAGAATTATCTCGTTGGGCGATTCAAAATGAAATTGTATAA
- a CDS encoding ferredoxin has protein sequence MSSKNPLAESIQQLGLSVIQRHVFLCCDQAKPKCCSKENSLKSWEYLKTRLKELNLDRPTLDNPHCIFRTKADCLRVCIDGPILLVYPDGTWYRHATPEVIEKIIQQHLINNEIVKEYLFHEHSLPLLESKNNS, from the coding sequence ATGAGTAGTAAAAACCCCTTAGCTGAATCAATACAACAATTAGGATTATCGGTCATACAACGTCATGTTTTTTTGTGTTGTGATCAAGCTAAACCAAAATGTTGCTCAAAAGAAAATAGTTTAAAATCTTGGGAATATCTAAAAACTAGATTGAAAGAGTTAAACTTAGATCGTCCTACTTTAGATAATCCTCATTGTATTTTTAGGACTAAAGCTGATTGTTTAAGGGTTTGTATTGACGGACCAATTTTGTTAGTTTATCCTGATGGTACTTGGTATCGTCACGCTACACCTGAAGTAATTGAAAAAATTATTCAACAGCATTTAATTAACAATGAAATCGTGAAAGAATACTTATTTCATGAACATTCTTTGCCTTTATTGGAATCTAAAAACAATTCTTAA